One genomic window of Anguilla anguilla isolate fAngAng1 chromosome 13, fAngAng1.pri, whole genome shotgun sequence includes the following:
- the LOC118211588 gene encoding olfactory receptor class A-like protein 1, with amino-acid sequence MEVRLALKAFGFIVLGVVGIPSNLAALLLFCRLFLTQGHMPHNEFILSQLVFSNLMVTVCRGIPQALTALGFEELFSNGACKIIIFIYRVSRAMSITITSLLSSYQCVVIAPSTPGWILLKRWLPGHLPHAIVFLYGLNMIIYPTALLYTEAFPANSTIPDFTLNLQFCIVVFPGPMSFLVNGVVYIVRDFAFVGLMAAAAVYVILVLHRHRRQVQGLQGAGRKTEEATRSVLLLVSTYVTLFTMANLLWFYSLFVSRVHPAINDTRVFLSSCYSAISPVIILATNRKLAMRFQCGSKRKEAENVPSSTK; translated from the coding sequence ATGGAGGTGCGCCTGGCATTGAAAGCATTCGGCTTCATTGTTCTGGGTGTGGTGGGAATCCCAAGCAATCTGGCAGCCCTGCTACTCTTCTGCCGTTTATTTCTCACACAGGGCCACATGCCGCACAACGAGTTCATCCTCAGCCAGCTGGTCTTTTCCAACTTGATGGTGACGGTGTGCCGGGGAATTCCTCAGGCTCTGACCGCCCTGGGATTTGAAGAGCTCTTCAGCAACGGTGCGTGCAAAATAATCATCTTCATCTACCGCGTTAGCCGCGCCATGTCCATCACCATCACCTCCCTGCTGAGCTCCTACCAGTGTGTGGTCATTGCCCCGTCAACGCCTGGCTGGATCTTGCTGAAACGCTGGCTTCCCGGCCACCTCCCCCATGCAATCGTCTTCCTCTACGGGCTCAATATGATCATCTACCCCACCGCCCTCCTCTACACTGAGGCTTTCCCTGCCAACAGCACCATCCCTGATTTCACCCTCAACCTGCAGTTCTGCATCGTGGTTTTCCCAGGCCCCATGTCCTTCTTAGTCAATGGTGTGGTGTACATCGTACGGGACTTCGCTTTTGTCGGCCTGATGGCGGCAGCGGCAGTGTACGTGATACTGGTCCTGCATCGGCACCGTCGGCAGGTTCAGGGCCTGCAGGGGGCCGGCCGGAAGACGGAGGAAGCGACGCGTTCCGTCCTGCTTCTCGTGAGCACGTACGTGACATTGTTCACAATGGCCAACCTGTTGTGGTTCTACTCCCTCTTCGTCTCTCGTGTGCACCCGGCCATCAACGACACACGcgtcttcctctcctcctgctaCTCCGCCATCAGTCCTGTGATCATCCTTGCCACCAACAGGAAGCTGGCCATGCGCTTTCAGTGTGGCAGCAAACGCAAggaagctgaaaatgtccccaGCAGCACAAAGTGA
- the LOC118211432 gene encoding olfactory receptor class A-like protein 1: protein MEVRLALKAVGFIALDVVGIPGNLAVLLLFCHLFLAQGHMPHNEFILSQLVFANLMVTLCRGIPQALTALGINPLFSNGVCKTMIFTYRIGRAMSITITSLLSSYQCVLIAPPKPGWAWLKRWVPGHIPHAIIFLYGLNIIICTAAIVCSEAFPTNSSIPEFTLNLEFCIVVFPGHMAYIFNGVVLIIRDFVFVGLMAAAAVYVVLVLHRHRQQVQGLQGAGRKTEEASQAVLLLVSTYVALFSLDNVLWFYTLSVSRVHPAVSDTRVFFASCYSAISPVLIITTNKKLATYFQCGSKRKAAENIPSSTKSKTSWVKPTQ, encoded by the coding sequence ATGGAGGTGCGCCTGGCATTGAAAGCAGTCGGCTTCATTGCTCTGGATGTGGTGGGAATCCCAGGTAATCTGGCAGTCCTGCTACTCTTCTGCCATTTATTCCTAGCACAGGGCCACATGCCGCACAACGAGTTCATCCTCAGCCAGCTGGTCTTTGCCAACCTGATGGTGACACTGTGCCGGGGAATTCCTCAGGCTCTGACTGCCCTGGGCATCAACCCACTGTTCAGCAACGGGGTCTGCAAAACAATGATCTTCACCTACCGCATTGGCCGTGCCATGTCCATCACCATCACCTCCCTGCTGAGCTCCTACCAGTGCGTGCTCATTGCCCCGCCCAAACCTGGCTGGGCATGGCTGAAACGCTGGGTTCCTGGCCACATCCCCCATGCCATCATCTTCCTCTACGGCCTCAACATAATTATCTGCACTGCTGCCATCGTCTGTTCGGAGGCTTTTCCCACCAACAGCAGCATTCCAGAGTTCACTCTTAACCTGGAGTTCTGCATTGTGGTTTTCCCAGGCCACATGGCTTACATTTTCAATGGTGTGGTGCTCATCATCCGAGACTTTGTCTTTGTCGGCCTGATGGCAGCAGCGGCAGTGTACGTGGTGCTGGTCCTGCATCGCCACCGCCAGCAGGTTCAGGGCCTGCAGGGGGCCGGCCGGAAGACAGAGGAGGCATCCCAGGCCGTCCTGCTGCTCGTGAGCACATATGTGGCGCTGTTCAGCTTGGACAATGTGCTGTGGTTCTAtacactctctgtctcccgcGTGCACCCAGCCGTCTCAGATACACGTGTCTTCTTCGCCTCCTGCTACTCTGCCATCAGTCCTGTGCTCATCATCACCACCAACAAGAAACTGGCCACCTACTTTCAGTGTGGCTCCAAACGCAAGGCAGCAGAAAACATCCCCAGCAGCACAAAGTCAAAGACCTCTTGGGTGAAACCAACACAATAA
- the LOC118211585 gene encoding olfactory receptor class A-like protein 1, with the protein MEVRLALKAVGFIALDVVGIPGNLAVLLLFCHLFYAQGSMPHNEFILSQLVFTNLMVTLCRGIPQALTALGINPLFSNNVCKTIIFTYRIGRAMSITITSLLSSYQCVVIAPPKPGWTWLKRWVPGHLPHAIIFLYGLNMIICPAAIIFTEAFPTNSTIPEFTLNLEFCIVVFPGHMAYVVNGVVFIIRDFVFVGLMAAAAVYVMLVLHRHRQQVQGLQGAGRKTEEASRAVLLLVSTYVLLFGLDNVLWFYTLSVSRVHPAVSDTRVFFASCYSAISPVLIVATNRKLATYFQCGSKRKTAENVPSSTKSDISQVPPTQ; encoded by the coding sequence ATGGAGGTGCGCCTGGCATTGAAAGCAGTCGGTTTCATTGCTCTGGATGTGGTGGGAATCCCAGGTAATCTGGCAGTCCTGCTGCTCTTCTGCCATTTATTCTATGCACAGGGAAGCATGCCGCACAACGAGTTCATTCTCAGCCAGCTGGTCTTCACCAACCTGATGGTGACGCTGTGCCGGGGTATTCCTCAAGCTCTGACTGCCCTGGGCATTAACCCGCTGTTCAGCAACAATGTCTGCAAAACAATCATCTTCACCTACCGCATTGGTCGTGCCATGTCCATCACCATCACCTCCCTGCTGAGCTCCTACCAGTGTGTGGTCATTGCCCCACCCAAACCTGGCTGGACCTGGCTGAAACGCTGGGTACCTGGTCACCTCCCCCATGCCATCATCTTCCTCTACGGGCTCAACATGATTATCTGCCCTGCTGCCATCATCTTTACAGAGGCTTTTCCCACCAACAGCACCATTCCAGAGTTCACCCTTAACCTGGAGTTCTGCATTGTGGTTTTCCCAGGCCACATGGCTTACGTTGTCAATGGTGTGGTGTTCATCATCCGAGACTTTGTATTTGTCGGCCTGATGGCGGCAGCGGCAGTGTACGTGATGCTAGTCCTGCATCGGCACCGTCAGCAGGTTCAGGGCCTGCAGGGGGCCGGCCGAAAGACAGAGGAGGCATCGCGTGCCGTCCTGCTGCTCGTGAGCACGTATGTGTTGCTGTTCGGCTTGGACAACGTGTTGTGGTTCTACACGCTCTCTGTCTCCCGCGTGCATCCGGCCGTCTCAGACACACGTGTCTTCTTCGCCTCCTGTTACTCCGCCATAAGTCCTGTGCTCATCGTTGCCACCAACAGGAAGCTGGCCACCTACTTTCAGTGTGGCTCCAAACGCAAGACTGCAGAGAACGTTCCCAGCAGCACGAAGTCCGACATATCTCAGGTGCCACCAACACAATGA
- the LOC118211433 gene encoding olfactory receptor class A-like protein 1, with protein MAHNEFILSQLVFANLMVTLCRGIPQALSALDINPLFSNSVCKTIILIYRVGRAMSITITSLLSSYQCVVIAPPNPGWIWLKRWVPGHLSHAIIFLYGLNMIIYLVTITFAESFPTNSSIPEFTLNLEFCIVVFPSHVAYVVSGAVSIIRDFVFVSLMAAAAVYVMLVLHRHRQQVQGLQGAGRKTEEASQAVLLLVSTYVALFSLDNVLWFYTLSVSRVHPAVSDTRVFFASCYSAISPVLIITTNKKLATYFQCGSKRKAAENIPSSTKSKTSRVKPTQSQ; from the coding sequence ATGGCACACAACGAGTTCATTCTCAGCCAGCTGGTCTTTGCCAACCTGATGGTGACGCTGTGCCGGGGTATTCCTCAAGCTCTGAGTGCCCTGGACATCAACCCGCTGTTCAGCAACAGTGTCTGCAAAACAATTATCCTCATTTACCGCGTTGGCCGTGCCATGTCTATTACCATAACCTCCCTGCTGAGCTCCTACCAGTGCGTGGTCATTGCCCCGCCCAATCCTGGCTGGATCTGGCTGAAACGCTGGGTTCCTGGTCACCTCTCCCATGCCATCATCTTCCTCTACGGGCTCAATATGATCATCTACCTGGTTACCATCACCTTCGCTGAGTCTTTTCCCACCAACAGCAGCATTCCAGAGTTCACCCTTAACCTGGAGTTCTGCATTGTGGTGTTCCCAAGCCACGTCGCTTACGTTGTCAGTGGTGCGGTGTCCATCATCCGAGACTTTGTCTTTGTCAGCCTGATGGCGGCAGCAGCAGTGTATGTGATGCTGGTCCTGCATCGGCACCGCCAGCAGGTTCAGGGCCTGCAGGGGGCCGGGCGGAAGACAGAGGAGGCTTCCCAGGCTGTCCTGCTGCTCGTGAGCACATATGTGGCGCTGTTCAGCTTGGACAATGTGCTGTGGTTCTAtacactctctgtctcccgcGTGCACCCAGCTGTCTCCGATACACGTGTCTTCTTTGCCTCCTGCTACTCTGCCATCAGTCCTGTGCTCATCATCACCACCAACAAGAAACTGGCCACCTACTTTCAGTGTGGCTCCAAACGCAAGGCAGCAGAAAACATCCCCAGCAGCACAAAGTCAAAGACCTCTCGGGTGAAACCAACACAATCACAATGA
- the LOC118211435 gene encoding olfactory receptor class A-like protein 1: MPHNEFILSQLVFANLMVTLCRGIPQALTALGINPLFSNGVCKTMIFTYRIGRAMSITITSLLSSYQCVVIAPPKPGWTWLKRWVPGHLPHAIIFLYGLNVMICYPACIIFTQAFPTNSTIPEFTLNLEFCIVVFPGRMAYVVSGVVYIIRDFAFVGLMAAAAVYVMLVLHRHRQQVQGLQGAGRKTEEASQAVLLLVSTYVALFSLDNVLWIYTLFVSRVHPAVSDTRVFFASCYSAISPVIIIATNRKLATYFQCGSKRKAAENTPNVSRATITQ, translated from the coding sequence ATGCCGCACAACGAGTTCATCCTCAGCCAGCTGGTCTTTGCCAACCTGATGGTGACACTGTGCCGGGGAATTCCTCAGGCTCTGACTGCCCTGGGCATCAATCCACTGTTCAGCAATGGTGTCTGCAAAACAATGATCTTCACCTACCGCATTGGCCGTGCCATGTCTATTACCATCACCTCCCTGCTGAGCTCCTACCAGTGCGTGGTCATTGCCCCACCAAAACCTGGCTGGACCTGGCTGAAACGCTGGGTCCCTGGCCACCTCCCCCACGCCATCATCTTCCTCTATGGGCTTAACGTCATGATCTGCTATCCCGCTTGCATCATCTTTACCCAGGCTTTTCCCACCAATAGCACCATTCCAGAGTTCACCCTTAACCTTGAGTTCTGCATTGTGGTGTTCCCAGGCCGCATGGCTTACGTGGTCAGTGGTGTTGTGTACATCATCCGAGACTTCGCTTTTGTTGGCCTGATGGCGGCGGCAGCAGTGTACGTGATGCTGGTCCTGCATCGGCACCGTCAGCAGGTTCAGGGCCTGCAGGGGGCCGGCCGGAAGACAGAGGAGGCTTCCCAGGCCGTCCTGCTGCTCGTGAGCACGTATGTGGCACTGTTCAGCTTGGACAACGTGCTGTGGATCTACACGCTATTTGTCTCCCGTGTGCACCCAGCTGTCTCTGACACACGCGTCTTCTTTGCCTCCTGCTACTCTGCCATTAGTCCTGTGATCATCATCGCCACCAACAGGAAGCTGGCCACTTACTTTCAGTGTGGCTCCAAACGCAAAGCAGCAGAAAACACCCCAAATGTCTCTCGGGCGACAATAACACAATGA
- the LOC118211806 gene encoding olfactory receptor class A-like protein 1, translated as MEVRLALKAVGFFGLDVVGITGNLAVLLLFCHLFYAQGHMPHNELILSQLVFANLMVMLCQGIPQALTAVGIEVLFGEYVCRAIIFAYRVGRGMSITTTSLLSSYQCVVIAPPTSGWTWLKRWVPGHLPHAIVFLYGLNMILHSTAILFTHAVPTNGSIPEYTIHLKFCIVVFPGYTVYWVCGAVNSVRDFVFVGLMAAAAVYVMLVLHRHRRQVQGLQGAGQKTEEASRAVLLLVSMYVVLFGLDNVLWVYTFCVSRVPPAVSDARVFFASCYSAFSPVLIVATNKKLATYFQCGSKLKASKKQMNG; from the coding sequence ATGGAGGTGCGCCTGGCATTGAAAGCAGTTGGTTTCTTTGGTCTGGATGTGGTGGGAATCACAGGTAACCTGGCAGTCCTCCTgcttttttgccatttattcTATGCACAGGGCCACATGCCGCACAATGAATTAATCCTCAGCCAGCTGGTCTTCGCCAACCTGATGGTGATGCTGTGCCAGGGCATTCCCCAGGCTCTGACTGCTGTGGGCATCGAAGTGCTCTTTGGTGAGTACGTCTGCAGAGCAATCATCTTTGCCTACCGCGTTGGCCGTGGCATGTCTATCACCACAACCTCCCTGCTGAGCTCCTACCAGTGCGTGGTCATTGCCCCGCCCACTTCTGGTTGGACCTGGCTGAAACGCTGGGTCCCTGGCCACCTCCCCCATGCAATAGTCTTCCTCTACGGCCTCAACATGATCCTCCACTCCACCGCCATTCTCTTCACCCACGCTGTTCCGACCAACGGCTCAATCCCAGAATACACCATTCACCTGAAGTTCTGCATCGTGGTGTTCCCAGGCTACACAGTTTACTGGGTCTGTGGTGCCGTGAACAGCGTCCGAGACTTCGTCTTTGTCGGCCtgatggcggcggcggcagtgTACGTGATGCTGGTCCTGCATCGGCACCGTCGGCAGGTTCAGGGCCTGCAGGGGGCCGGCCAGAAGACGGAGGAGGCATCGCGTGCCGTCCTGCTGCTCGTGAGCATGTATGTGGTGCTGTTCGGTTTGGACAACGTGCTGTGGGTCTACACATTCTGTGTCTCCCGCGTGCCCCCGGCTGTCTCCGACGCACGCGTCTTCTTCGCCTCCTGCTACTCCGCCTTCAGTCCTGTGCTCATCGTCGCCACCAACAAGAAGCTGGCCACGTACTTTCAGTGTGGCTCCAAACTCAAGGCAAGCAAAAAGCAGATGAATGGCTGA